GTGATTTTAAGAAAACCCCTAAAAAGTAACGCCACAGAATACAAACGCACTAGAGACGCTTTAATCCCTATTACCATACAAGCTTATAGTGCAGACGATAAGAATATTACGATAGAAAGGGAATCGGTGTTTATCGCACCCAGTGAAGATTGAAGCCTAAAACTAGCGCTCAATCACTTCATAAGGCAAGCCTTGTTTGATCAATTCTTCCATGAAAGGATCGGTGTTTAATTCTTCTATGTTAAACACCCCGGCCCTAAAATTATCCGCGCTCCAAGTGTCATTGCAAATCATTTTAGCCGCACACATCGCTGGCACGCCGGTGGTGTAGCTTATGGCTTGCGAACCCACTTCTTCATAGCACTTTTTATGATCGCACACGTTGTAAATGTAGAGCGTTTTGTCTTGGCTGTTTTTAATGCCGGTCATATAGCACCCAATGTTGGTTTTACCGGTGGTGTCTTTGGCTAGAGTCGCTGGATCCGGAAGCAAGGTTTTTAAAAATTGTATCGGCACGATTTTTACGCCTTGATGCTCTATTTCTTTAATACCTAGCATGCCGACATTTTCTAAGCATTTCATGTGGGTTAAATAATTTTGAGAGAAAGTCATAAAAAACCTAGCCCTTCTTAAGCCCTTAATGTTTTTGACTAACGATTCCAATTCTTCATGGTATAAAAGATACGAATCCATTTCGCCAATCTGCGGGTAAGCCCACACTTGCTTGATTTCTAAAGGCTTTGTTTCAATCCATTTGCCGTTTTCATAATAACGCCCTTTAGAGCTGACTTCCCTTAAATTGATTTCAGGGTTAAAATTCGTGGCAAAAGGGCGTTTGTGATCCCCAGCGTTACAATCTAAAATATCTAAAGTGTGGATAGTGTCAAAATGGTGTTTTTGAGCGTGAGCGACATAAGCGTTAGTAACGCCCGGATCAAACCCAGCCCCTAAAACCCCTAAAATCCCCACTTCTTTATAAGCCCTATCAAACGCCCATTGCTCTTTGTATTCAAATTTCGCTAAATCCGGGTGTTCGTAATTGGCGGTATCAATGTAATGCGTTTTAGTCTCTAAACATGCTTGCATGATCGTTAAATCCTGATAGGGTAAAGCCACATTAACAACGACTTTAGGCTTGTGTTTTTGAATTAAAGCGACTAAGGCTTGCGTATCATCTGCATCCACTTGTTCAACGCCAATTTCCCCCAAACCCTTTTTGAGCATGCTTTCTTTAATCGCATAGCATTTGTCTAAACTCCTGCTCGCTAAAATGATATTTTTAAACACATCTCTGTTCATGCCCATTTTGTGTGCTACCACACTGCCTACGCCACCAGCTCCAATTTGTAATACTGTATGCAAGGAACACCTACTTTCTAACTGATCTCGTTCTTTTAGGGGGGTATTATATTATAATAAGATAAATTTGATTAATAAGGATGCAAGCTTGCAAGAAATTAAGTTGGATATTTATGCCACTTTAGTGTGCATGGTTTTAGTGCTGCTTTTGGGGCGTTATGTGATTTCTAAAGTCAAGTTTTTACGCGATTATGATATTCCAGAGCCTGTTGTGGGCGGGGTTTTAGTCGCTTTTACTATCATGTTAGCGCGTCAATTTTACAATTTTGGCTTGCAGTTTGATTCTTCTTTAAAAGATCCTTTAATGCTGACTTTTTTTATCACCATTGGTTTGAGCGCGGATTTCAAATCTTTACAAAAAGGCGGCAAAATGCTTGCGGTCTTTTTGCTGGCTGTGGCGGGGTTTGTGGTGTGTCAAAATGCAGTGGGGATTTCTATCGCTAGCCTTTTAGGGGTCAATCCTTTAATGGGGCTTTTAGGGGGATCTATCGCTTTAGTGGGAGGGCATGGCACTAGCGCGGCATGGGCTAATTTTTTCACCCAAGCACCTTATAATTTTAGCTCCAGTTTAGAAGTGGGCATGGCATGCGCGACTTTTGGCTTGGTGAGTGGGGGGATTATTGGAGGGCCTGTCGCTAAATATTTGATTTCTAAATACAAACTAGAGCCTAAAGACACTAAAGAAAAAGACACTTTAGAGGGCGTGGTGTCTAAAGGCTTTGAAACCCCTAAAGAGCAGCGCCTAATCACCGCATCCAGTTTTGTAGAAACTTTAGCTCTAATTGCGATCGCTTTATTGGTGGGGACTTTTTTATCGCACTTGATGCCTAAAAGTTTCACCTTGCCGACTTTTGTGTGGTGCTTGTTTGTGGGGGTTATTTTAAGAAACGCCTTGTCGTTTTTTAAGATCCATAGCGTGTTTGACAGAGAGGTTTCAGTCATAGGGAATGTGAGTTTGAGCTTGTTTTTAGCCTACGCTTTAATGAGCGTGAATTTATTGGAATTGTTAAAACTCGCTGTGCCATTAGCGGTTATTTTGAGCGTTCAAGTGGTGTTTATGATCCTTTATGTGGTGCTGGTAACCTTTAGGGTATGCGGGAAGGATTATGATGCGGCGGTGTTGTGCGCGGGGCATTGCGGTTTTGGGCTTGGAGCGACTCCAACGGCTATGGTGAATATGCAAACCATCACCAACCACTACGGGCCATCGCATGTAGCGTTTATTGTCGTGCCTTTGGTGGGAGCGTTTTTTGTTGATATTATTAACGCTTTAGCGATTAAAGGCTTTTTGCTCTTGCCTTTTTTCCCGTCATGAGACTTTATGAAAGTTTATTAGAAATGTGCTTGAATAAGGCATGGGAGTATCAAACCCTAGCCTTAGAAAATCCGAGCGTGGCTTGCATGGTGTTAGATAAAAACCATGAGATCTTGAGTTTAGAAACCCACAAAAAAGCCAAAACCCCGCATGCAGAAGTCTTAGCCGCCAAATCAGCGTTAAAGATTTTACGCCCCCATTTAAAAAACGATTTAGAAAAATTAGAAGACCCTAAAACTTTAAGCGATTTTTTAAAAACGCGCCACGATAACGCTTTTACAGACTGCGTTTTTTTAATCACCCTAGAGCCATGCAATTCTTATGGCAAAACCCCAGCGTGCAGCGAATTGTTAGAAATTTTAAAGCCTAAAAGAGTGGTCATTGCCACAGAAGAAAACAAAGCGAAAAAAGGGGGTTTAGCAAGGCTACAAAAGGCTCGTATTGAAACAATAATTTGCCATAATTTAGAAAACAAGGCTAAAGACTTGCTCTTGCCTTTTAGGGTAATGGAACAAAAGGGGCGTTTTAATTTGTTCAAACTCGCTTTAAGAATGAATGGGGATTATTATCATGGCAAGATCACCGGGCAAAAAAGCGTTATTTTCACGCACAACCAGCGAGCGGTATGCAACACTCTTATTATTTCTGGGAAAACCATAAGAACGGACAACCCCTTATTAGACACCCGCTTTTGCGATAATTTTTATCAAGGTAAAAACCCCAATATCGCTATTTTATCCAAGCGCTCAATTAGCCCCCATTCAAAAGTTTTTTTTGCACCCAATCGTTTGGTTAGTATTTTCAACAACCCTAAAGATTTACCCCTAGAGAAAGGGTTTAATTTCATTGAAGGGGGGTGGGGATTGTTTGAGAGCTTGAGGGACAAAATTGATGTATTGCTTTTGCATTCGCATGCGTCTATGATTGGCGAAGCGTTTAATACGCTCGCTTTAAAAACCCCTTTTAAAGGGCGGTTGTTGCATGCGCAAATCTTAGAAAATGAAGCCCTTTTATGGATAGAAAACTCTTAAGATTATACCAGCCCTTAAACGCTTATTCTTACAATAGCGATTCGCTTTTTTTATACGATTTTTCACGCCCTTTTATCAAAAATAGCGGCGCGATTTTAGACATAGGCTCAGGGTGTGGGGTTCTAGGCTTGCTCTGCGCTAGAGATAACCCGCTAGCGAGCGTTCATTTAGTGGAAAAGGATAGCAAAATGGCGTTTTGTTCCCAAAAAAACGCCCTTAAATTCCCTAACGCTCAAGTGTTTGAGGGTGATTTTTTAGATTTCAACCCCCCGATTTTGTATGATGTGATTGTGTGCAACCCTCCTTTTTATGCTTTAGGCTCTATTAAATCTCAAATTAAAGGGCATGCGAGGCACCAGAGCGAATTAGACTTCGCTTCTTTAGTGGCTAAAGTGAAAAAATGCCTGAAACCTAAAGGGTATTTTATTTTTTGCTATGAAGCCTTGTCGCTTTGCTTGGTGGTAGAGGGTTTAAAAAGCGTCAAACTCACGCTAGAGACTTTAAGGTTTGTCCAAAGTTTTAAAGACAAAAACGCCCATTTGATGCTTGGAGCGGCTAGGAGTAATTCCAAAAGTGCTCTAAAAGTTCTGCCCCCTTTAATCACGCACCATTCCAAAAACCAAAGCGACAACACCAAAGAAGTTTTAAGCATCTATCAAATTTGTAACACTTATTCTATCAAAGCGCTTCTAAACTAGCGCCCTTAAATTAAGGATTAAAAAAATGAAATGTTCGCATTGCCAGTTGGAGTTTAAAGAAAGTGAGCTTTTTAAAGAGATGATCAATCATAAAGAATTGTATTTTTGCTGCACGGGGTGCGCTAGGGTGTATGCGTTGTTGTTGGATTTGAATTTAGAGAGTTTTTATGACAAGTTAAACGATTCCACTCTAGCCCCCGTAACGCCCCAGAATTCAATGAGCGCTTTGGAATTAGAACAAGCCCTTGAAGAAAACAATAAAAGCGATTTTATCCTTAATCTTTTACTAGAAAAAACGCATTGTAACGCTTGCTTGTGGCTCAATCAAAAGGTTTTAGAGCGCTTGAAGGGGGTTAAAAAAGTGAGCGTGAATTTCACCACCCACCACTTGCAAATCGTGTTTGACAAGTCCTTAAACCCTAAAGAGATTATTCAAAAAATTGAAAGTTTGGGTTATGGGGCTAAAATTTATAACGCAAAAAATTACACCCTAAAAGCCCAAAAAGAGCAACGCTCCTATTTGCTCACTTTAAGCGTGGGGTTTTTTGCTACCATGAATTTGATGTTTATTGCCATTGCTAAATACGCAAGCTATGGTAGCGCGAGTTATGGCGGTGCGGGTTATGGTAGTGGCATGGATAAGCTCATGCAAAGGAATTTGGATCTCGTATCGCTCTTTTTAAGTTTGTTGGTGTTAGTGGTGGTGGGGCGTTTTTTCATTAAGGGGGCGTTTTATGGGCTAAAAAATGGCGTTTTGGGCATGGATTTGAGCGTGTCTTTTGGAGCGTTATCGGCGTTTGTTTATTCCATTTATGCCATGTTAGTGTCTCAAGAGACTTATTTTGAAGCGAGCAGCACGATTCTAACGCTTGTTTTTGGCTCTAAGTTTTTGGAATTAAAAGCCAGGCTGTTTGCGAATGAAAAATGTTTGGCCTTAGAATCGCATGAAATCCATAGCGTGATCGTTGTAGAAAATGGCAAACAAATAGAAAAACACCCTAAAGATGTGGCGATAGGCTCTGTTGTTTGGGTGCCAAGCGGGGCTAAAATCGCACTAGATGGCGTGCTTTTAAATAACGCGAGCGTGGATGCGTCTTTGATCAGTGGGGAGTTTAAGCCTTTGGAATTGGGGGTTAATGATCCAATTTTAGGGGGTTATGTGAATGTGGGCGTGCCTTTTAGCTATCAAGTGAGTGCAAATTTTCAAAACTCACGCCTTTCTAGTTTGTTAGAAACTTTAAAAAAGAGTTTTTTAGAAAAGCCCTTAATTGAGAGCAGCGCGAATCAAATTGCGGATATTTTTTCTAAAGCGGTGTTGTTTTTAGCCTTTATAAGCTTTTTGTTGTGGCAATTTGGTTTGGGGGGTAATTTTGAAAAAGCCTTAATGGTGTGTATTAGCGTGTTAGTCATCAGTTGCCCTTGCGCATTCGCCTTGGCTACGCCCATTGCGTTAGTGATAGGGGTGTTTAAAAACCCTTTGATCGTGTTTAAAGAAGCGTTGTTTTTAGAAACTCTGGCTAAAGTGAAAAAAATCTTTATAGACAAAACCGGCACCCTCACGCAAAAAGAAGTCCTTTTAAAAGAAAAAATCATTTATGAAGAATTTGATGGAAGGCTTTTAAAGAGCCTTTTAAAAACCAGGGAGCATTTAGCCCATAGCGCGATTCTTAAATCATTAGATGGCGATGAGGTTAATTTAGAAAAGATAGAGTTTTTCGCTCATGGCTTAAAAGCGAGCTATCAAAACGAAACTTTGCTAGTGGGGAGTTTGAAATTTTTAAACGCTATGGGGGTTGATTTAAAGGTCAAAGAGGGCGCTAATATCATGGTAGGTTTTGCGAAAAACAAGACCTTATGCGCGTTATTCATTTTAGAAGAGCGTTTGAAAGCTAACGCTAAAGAAGTCATTCAGGCTTTACAAAATCAAGGCTTAGAATTAGAAATTTTAAGCGGGGATAATGAAAGCTCGGTTAAGGAGTGCGCGAAAAAATTAGGGATTTCTAAGTATCATGCCCATTTGACCCCTGAAGATAAGGCTCAAACCATCAGTTCTTATAAGGGCGTGTGTGCGATGATAGGCGATGGCAATAATGACGCGCTGGCCTTAAAACAAGCGAGCGTTTCTTTGGGGTTTGAAAAAAGCGCTTTGAGTAAAAGCGCATGCGATATTTTGCTTTTAGAAGAGGATTTGAGTTTGCTAGAAAAAGCGTTTCATAACGCTCAAAAAGTCTATCAAGTGGTGTTGCAAAACATTGTTTTGAGCTTGATTTATAACGCTGTTTTAATCCCAGTCGCTATGCTAGGATACATTAACCCTTTAATAGCGAGTTTGAGCATGAGCGCTAGCTCTCTCTTAGTGGTCTTAAATTCTTTGAGGTTGAAACGCTCTTAAACAAACCACATCGTTTTGGCTAAAATGGCGATTAAAAAGCCAAAAGTTAGAGCGATAGGGTGGATATATTTACCAATAGGGTTTTTCTTGCCCAAAAACTTACACGATAAAGAAAAAAGCACCAAAAGAAAAATGCTTAACGCTAAGATCACTTTAAGCATGAGTATCTTTTGAAAAGGGGTTTCACACCAGCCTTTATCGCCCCCCATGTATTGACTAAGCATCATGCCCCCTGTTAAAACAAGCCCTAAAACGCATAAGGGCATGATTTTGATCGCTCTTTGAGTGATTCCTGTATTCGCTTTATTGGCAAACTCTTCGCCAAACATTTTCTTCACATTAGGGAAAATTACCCCATCAAAAAACAAGTAGCCAATAAAAATAATGGCGCACAATAAATGAACAACCAACACATAAGGATAAATCGCATCCATTTAAAATCCTTTATTCATGGGAAAATTAAAGAGTTTTTAATCTACTATAAAAGGGTTTTATTGTCAAGTATCCCACTATTATGGGAATTTTAGGGGTGGTTTTTGTTTGACTTTTAAGATTGCAATTAGCTATAATAAAATAATTAAAAAAGTAACACTTAAGCGGAGACCCTAGAGAGTGGTGTTCAATTTTATGACAAAGAAGAAAAATAGAATGCAAGATTGCAAAATGGTTTGTAAAAATTTTAATCGTAAGGAATCTGTTTTGATAGCTCAATCTTTAGATATTTCTAAAAAAGGCTCGGTAATTTTAGGCGCTCTTTTGAGTTCGTTATGGCTGACAAACCCCTTAAATGCCCATGAAAAGAATGGCGCGTTTGTGGGGATTAGCTTGGAAGTGGGTAGGGCTGATCAAAAGACCAACGCTTATAAAAACGGCGAATTGTTTCAAGTGCCTTTTGGCGATGTTTCAGCCAATGATAATGGTAAAGTCCCTGACGGGCAGACCGGTGGCTGTCAGCCAGCTTCAGGGACGCCAGGAACGCCAGGCTACACTAAAGCTAATTGCGTAGTCAATTGGACTTCTCGCACCATGCTTAGCACCAACAAAAACATTCCTGGCCGTAACCAGCCGATGTATGGGCTAGGCGTGATGACAGGCTATAAGCATTTTATCGGTAAAAAAAGGTGGTTTGGGTTGCGTTATTATGGCTTTTTTGATTATGGGCATACCAACTTCTCTAACTCCAGAGCCGCTAACGCTATATCGCCTTTTTATTTGAGCGATCAAAAAGCAGACATGTATACTTATGGTTTGGGCACAGACATGCTTTTTAACATTATAGACAAGCCTAAGGCCACGGCCGGGTTTTTTCTAGGCGTGAATTTTGCGGGTAACACTTGGACTAACAATCGTGTGGGGTATTTTAAGGACGGGTATGTTTATGGCGTCAATACGGACGCTGACGCTTACATGACTAACGCTGATGGCACAATCACTTGCGGGGACACGACGCCGGCGAGTTGTGATGTGGGGATTAATCCTAATAGCGTTTATACCACAGGAAAATTAAACGCTAAGGTGAATCACACGATTTTCCAATTTTTAGTGAATGTGGGGGTTAGAACCAATATTTTTGAACACCATGGCATTGAGTTTGGTATCAAAATCCCCACGCTCCCTAATTACTTTTTCAAAGGCTCTACTACTATAAGGGCGAAAAAACAAGGCCCGCTAGAGAATGGCCAACCGACCACTATCACCGGAGCAGAAACCAATTTCAGCTTAACCCAAACCTTACGCCGTCAGTATTCTATGTATTTGCGTTATGTTTATACTTTTTAAGTTTGGTAGGGTTTTTAGGCAAGGATTAGGCAAGGCTTAGAGATGAA
The Helicobacter pylori genome window above contains:
- a CDS encoding saccharopine dehydrogenase family protein, with amino-acid sequence MHTVLQIGAGGVGSVVAHKMGMNRDVFKNIILASRSLDKCYAIKESMLKKGLGEIGVEQVDADDTQALVALIQKHKPKVVVNVALPYQDLTIMQACLETKTHYIDTANYEHPDLAKFEYKEQWAFDRAYKEVGILGVLGAGFDPGVTNAYVAHAQKHHFDTIHTLDILDCNAGDHKRPFATNFNPEINLREVSSKGRYYENGKWIETKPLEIKQVWAYPQIGEMDSYLLYHEELESLVKNIKGLRRARFFMTFSQNYLTHMKCLENVGMLGIKEIEHQGVKIVPIQFLKTLLPDPATLAKDTTGKTNIGCYMTGIKNSQDKTLYIYNVCDHKKCYEEVGSQAISYTTGVPAMCAAKMICNDTWSADNFRAGVFNIEELNTDPFMEELIKQGLPYEVIER
- a CDS encoding bifunctional diaminohydroxyphosphoribosylaminopyrimidine deaminase/5-amino-6-(5-phosphoribosylamino)uracil reductase, which codes for MRLYESLLEMCLNKAWEYQTLALENPSVACMVLDKNHEILSLETHKKAKTPHAEVLAAKSALKILRPHLKNDLEKLEDPKTLSDFLKTRHDNAFTDCVFLITLEPCNSYGKTPACSELLEILKPKRVVIATEENKAKKGGLARLQKARIETIICHNLENKAKDLLLPFRVMEQKGRFNLFKLALRMNGDYYHGKITGQKSVIFTHNQRAVCNTLIISGKTIRTDNPLLDTRFCDNFYQGKNPNIAILSKRSISPHSKVFFAPNRLVSIFNNPKDLPLEKGFNFIEGGWGLFESLRDKIDVLLLHSHASMIGEAFNTLALKTPFKGRLLHAQILENEALLWIENS
- a CDS encoding tRNA1(Val) (adenine(37)-N6)-methyltransferase, with translation MDRKLLRLYQPLNAYSYNSDSLFLYDFSRPFIKNSGAILDIGSGCGVLGLLCARDNPLASVHLVEKDSKMAFCSQKNALKFPNAQVFEGDFLDFNPPILYDVIVCNPPFYALGSIKSQIKGHARHQSELDFASLVAKVKKCLKPKGYFIFCYEALSLCLVVEGLKSVKLTLETLRFVQSFKDKNAHLMLGAARSNSKSALKVLPPLITHHSKNQSDNTKEVLSIYQICNTYSIKALLN
- the gltS gene encoding sodium/glutamate symporter; the protein is MQEIKLDIYATLVCMVLVLLLGRYVISKVKFLRDYDIPEPVVGGVLVAFTIMLARQFYNFGLQFDSSLKDPLMLTFFITIGLSADFKSLQKGGKMLAVFLLAVAGFVVCQNAVGISIASLLGVNPLMGLLGGSIALVGGHGTSAAWANFFTQAPYNFSSSLEVGMACATFGLVSGGIIGGPVAKYLISKYKLEPKDTKEKDTLEGVVSKGFETPKEQRLITASSFVETLALIAIALLVGTFLSHLMPKSFTLPTFVWCLFVGVILRNALSFFKIHSVFDREVSVIGNVSLSLFLAYALMSVNLLELLKLAVPLAVILSVQVVFMILYVVLVTFRVCGKDYDAAVLCAGHCGFGLGATPTAMVNMQTITNHYGPSHVAFIVVPLVGAFFVDIINALAIKGFLLLPFFPS
- a CDS encoding CopD family copper resistance protein, which gives rise to MDAIYPYVLVVHLLCAIIFIGYLFFDGVIFPNVKKMFGEEFANKANTGITQRAIKIMPLCVLGLVLTGGMMLSQYMGGDKGWCETPFQKILMLKVILALSIFLLVLFSLSCKFLGKKNPIGKYIHPIALTFGFLIAILAKTMWFV
- a CDS encoding outer membrane protein, coding for MVFNFMTKKKNRMQDCKMVCKNFNRKESVLIAQSLDISKKGSVILGALLSSLWLTNPLNAHEKNGAFVGISLEVGRADQKTNAYKNGELFQVPFGDVSANDNGKVPDGQTGGCQPASGTPGTPGYTKANCVVNWTSRTMLSTNKNIPGRNQPMYGLGVMTGYKHFIGKKRWFGLRYYGFFDYGHTNFSNSRAANAISPFYLSDQKADMYTYGLGTDMLFNIIDKPKATAGFFLGVNFAGNTWTNNRVGYFKDGYVYGVNTDADAYMTNADGTITCGDTTPASCDVGINPNSVYTTGKLNAKVNHTIFQFLVNVGVRTNIFEHHGIEFGIKIPTLPNYFFKGSTTIRAKKQGPLENGQPTTITGAETNFSLTQTLRRQYSMYLRYVYTF
- a CDS encoding heavy metal translocating P-type ATPase, translated to MKCSHCQLEFKESELFKEMINHKELYFCCTGCARVYALLLDLNLESFYDKLNDSTLAPVTPQNSMSALELEQALEENNKSDFILNLLLEKTHCNACLWLNQKVLERLKGVKKVSVNFTTHHLQIVFDKSLNPKEIIQKIESLGYGAKIYNAKNYTLKAQKEQRSYLLTLSVGFFATMNLMFIAIAKYASYGSASYGGAGYGSGMDKLMQRNLDLVSLFLSLLVLVVVGRFFIKGAFYGLKNGVLGMDLSVSFGALSAFVYSIYAMLVSQETYFEASSTILTLVFGSKFLELKARLFANEKCLALESHEIHSVIVVENGKQIEKHPKDVAIGSVVWVPSGAKIALDGVLLNNASVDASLISGEFKPLELGVNDPILGGYVNVGVPFSYQVSANFQNSRLSSLLETLKKSFLEKPLIESSANQIADIFSKAVLFLAFISFLLWQFGLGGNFEKALMVCISVLVISCPCAFALATPIALVIGVFKNPLIVFKEALFLETLAKVKKIFIDKTGTLTQKEVLLKEKIIYEEFDGRLLKSLLKTREHLAHSAILKSLDGDEVNLEKIEFFAHGLKASYQNETLLVGSLKFLNAMGVDLKVKEGANIMVGFAKNKTLCALFILEERLKANAKEVIQALQNQGLELEILSGDNESSVKECAKKLGISKYHAHLTPEDKAQTISSYKGVCAMIGDGNNDALALKQASVSLGFEKSALSKSACDILLLEEDLSLLEKAFHNAQKVYQVVLQNIVLSLIYNAVLIPVAMLGYINPLIASLSMSASSLLVVLNSLRLKRS